The genomic interval CGTTGTACACCTGCTTCGGTGCACCGACCTGCTGAATAATGCCGTCTTTTAAGATTACGATACGGGTCGCCATCGTCATGGCTTCCGTCTGATCGTGGGTCACGTAAATCATGGTGGTATTAAGCTTCTGGTGCAGCTTGCTGATTTCAGCCCGCATCTGCACGCGAAGCTTGGCATCGAGGTTGGAGAGCGGTTCATCCATCAGGAACACGCCCGCTTCGCGCACGATCGCTCTGCCTAACGCCACGCGCTGGCGCTGACCGCCGGACAGCGCGCCGGGTTTACGCTTGAGATATTCACGTAATCCGAGGATCTGTGCCGCCCAGTTAACGCGTTCTTCGATAACCGCAGGCGCTATTTTTTGCATCTTCAGGCCAAACGCCATGTTGTCGTAGACCGTCATGTGCGGATAAAGCGCATAGTTCTGAAACACCATCGCAATATCGCGAGACTTGGCGGGCACGTCGTTCATGCAAACCCCGTCAATTATCAGTTCACCCGCGCTGATATCCTCGAGACCGGCAATCATACGCAGCGTCGTGGATTTACCGCAGCCCGAAGGCCCGACGAAGACGATAAACTCCTTGTCTTCGATTTCGAGATTAAAATCCTTAACCACGTGGACCTGGTTATCATAGATTTTCTGAATGTGTTTCAGAGACAGTTGAGCCATTGTTAATTCCTTATCAATACGTCCGGGTTGCCCAAAATTCGGTCAGGCATTTCCAGGTCAGTTCTCGCGTTGAATGAAGTTGTAATCCCGCATGATGCAGGCCAGATCCAATCCCAACCGATAACATTCCCGCCGCGTTGATCGCCTCAACGCCTGCTGCTGCATCTTCGATACCTATGGCCTCTTCAGGACGCACATTCAGGCCTGCACATGCGGCAAGAAAGATCTCCGGGTCTGGCTTTGAGCGGCGAATACGGGAAGCATCGGCGCAAAAATCGAAGGCCTGATAAATGCCCAGCGCGTGGAGGATCCCAGGGGCATTCAGAGAAACGGAGGCGAGCCCAGTTTTGACGTTCGCCGCACGGATATCCGCCAGCACCTCGCGAATACCTGGAAGCAGTGAATCTCCCGTCAGTGACGCCAGAGACTGGACATAGAGCGCGTTTTTTTTCGTCGCCAGCGCGAGGCACTGCTCATCGCTAAACATCCCCTCTTTCCCGCCATGCTTCAGGATGCGCTGCAGGGAATCCATGCGGCTTATTCCCTTCAGCTGTTCATTAAACACTTCGTCAAAGGTGATGCCGATTTCGTCCGCTACTGCACGCCAGGCAATAAAATGGAGGTGTGCGGTATCGGTGATCACACCGTCCAGATCGAATACAACAGCCTTAAGCATCATGGCGACTCTCCGTGGTAGCGGTCCCATTTTCAGATGCAAGAAAATCCTTATAAGCGCAAATTTTCCGCCCCGATACATGTAGCGTTTTGCCCCACAGCGTCAGCGTTACAGGTGCCGAAGTCTCGATGGTTAAAACCTCGTTTTCATACGTAAAATGCAGCGTTGCGTTCCGCCAGCGCAGGGGGAAAGCAAGTCTTCGCCATTGGGCCGGCAGGCTGGGCGCAAGCTGCAGTTCCCCTTCCACAATCTGCATTCCGGCAAATCCCTGAATGACGCCGGACCAGATCGCGCCGGTCGCAGCGGCGTGAATCCCGTCATCGCAGCTGTGCGGGTCGTCCCCGAGATCGATTGCGACGCCATCACGCCAGAAGGCGTAGGCACCTTCCATATCGCCACAGCGGGCGGCCACAATGCCGTGAATGGCCTTGCTCAGCGAAGAATCATGGATCGTGCGGGGCTCGTAGAACGCCAGATTGGCGGCGCACTGCTGCGGGGTAAACCGCTCCGGCAACAGGTAGGTAAGCATCACCACATCAGCCTGCTTAAGGATCTGCATGTCGTTAACTTCCGCGCGGGAATAATCGAGCAGAATGGTCTGCTTCCCCGCTTTGGCTTTGTAGCGGCTCAGATCGATGGCAGGTTTTGCCATAAAGGTATCATCCTGCGGGATCACACCGTCTGAATTGGCCTCCGGCAGCCATAAGCGCGTCAGGTACCGTGTCGCTTTCTGCGTAAAACCTTCATCCTCGCGCCCAAACATCGTCATAAACTGGCGAGCGCAGGCAACGTTGTGCCAGGCCATATAATTGGTATAGGCGTTGTTGTTTACATGCTCGGTATATTCGTCCGGACCGATGACGTCATGGATTTCCAGGCGCCCGTTGACCTCCGTGGCGCGGCCCATCCAGAACGCAGCGGTTTCCATCAGCAGCGTCAGCCCTTCATTGCGCATAAAGGCATCATCGTGTGTCGCCTGCCAGTAAGCGACGACGGCCCAGGCAATGTCCGCGACGATGTGGTGTTCTGCCAGCGCGGAGGCCACCTTCTGGCGCATGCCGGTTCGGATGTTGATAGCCGCGAACTCCGGCGTCTCTTCCAGCCCGCTGGCGGCACTTTCCCATGGGAACAACGCGCCAGGCCAGCCGTTGCGACGGGCTTTTTCCTGCGCCCCGGCCAGGTTGAGCCAACGATAACGCAGCAGGCTTCGGGCGGTTTGGGGGCGCGTGAAGAGATGGAAAGGCAGCAGGAAAATTTCGGTATCCCAGAAGACGTGGCCTTTATACCCCTCGCCCGTCAGCCCTTTGGCGGCGATACTGCTGTGCTCATCATGGGCTGGCGTCATGGTCGTCAAATGCCAGACGGCGTAATCCAGCGCCATCTGATCCTGATGCACCGCAGAGTCCACCTCCACCCGAGCGTCACGCCAGATCGCTTCCCATGCATACGATGAACTCTCAAGCAAGGCGTCGTAGCCTCTTGCCGCGCAAACCTTAAGATCGGCTAGCGCGTTGTGAGCGAAAGAGGACTGCGATGGTGCTTTATCACTGCGATGCGTCAGCCAGACGATTTTGTCTAGCGTGACAGTGTCACCCTTCGCAATCGTTAGCGAATGATGAACGCTGAGACGACGATTTTTGGCGGTGAAGCAACTGTCGCTCTTCGCAGAGAGTTGACAAAACGCCGAAACAACAACTTCAGACGCACGGTCCTGCGTTTCATACACGCCCTGCATGTAATGCTGGTCGAACACTCTGACCGACATCTCATCCAGATGCTGTCTGCCGCTGTTCGTTTGCGTTGCATCAATGCCGGTTTTCAGCACGGCCTGCGTGGCGGCATCGAGCGGTGTGATGGAAAGCTGCATGGCCACTAAGGGTAACTGATCCAGCGACACGAAACGACGACTCTCCAGTCGATAGCGTTTTCCGTCGGGCGAGCGCCAGACGACGCTGCGACGAAGTTCGCCATTGGCAAACGCCAGCTCGCGCTGCCACTCGAGAATATCCCCGGCCAGAAGGGTAAAATTCACCCCATCCAGCTCAACCTCAATACCGGTGATATCGGGCAAATTGACCAGCTCAGTGGTCTCGTTGCGACCAGCACGATGATACAGACCCGCAAGATACATACCTCTGATTTGCTGGGTGTAATCTTCTTCATGCGCAGCGCGGATCCCCATGTAGCCGTTACCGCAAGCCATGATGGAGGCGTATTTATTCAGGCTGTGTGGACAAAACCCCGGGTCGGTTAATACAGACACGTTTAGCATAACGTCACGCTTCCCTCTGTTTCTGCTGATTCATACAGCGCAGCGACAAGCTGCTGGATAACCAGCCCCTGTTCTGCATCAGCGATCATGACGGGCTCTCCCTGCACATGGCGCACGAAGGCATCCATACTGCGCATATGACGCTGGTCGTCAGCTTCTTCACGCTGCGTGAGGGTGACTAAAGTACCGGCTTCGTCGCTGTAGATGTGCGCCGGGAACAGCGTAGCCCCCGCCTTTTCACCACAGAATGCGACGTTCATGATCGACTGCTCGCGGATATTGAGCGCAAACGACGTGTCCAGACGCAGAATACCGCCGTTGCAAAATTCAATGGTGCCAAACAGGGCATCTTCCACGGTAAACTGCGTGGGATCCCACTCGCCAAACTGACCGCTGCTTTTACGGTTCCCCAGCCTCTGGAAGCTATGCGCGGTCACCCGTTTTACCGCCGGGAACCCCAGAACATACATTGCGGCATCAAGCATATGGATGCCGATATCAATCAGCGGACCACCGCCCTGTAGCGATTTATTGGTAAAAACGCCCCACCCCGGCACACCGCAACGACGAAGCGCCTGCGCCGACGTGAAGTAAATTTCTCCGAGCGTTCCGTTCATTACCGCATCGCGCAGCAGCTGGGTATCCAGGGCAAAACGATGGTGAAAATCATACGCCAGCACTTTTCCCGCCTTGCGCGCAGCCATGCGCATCCGATCGGACTCCTGCGGCGTCATAGCCGGCGGTTTTTCACACATCACATGGCAGCCTGCTTCCAGCGCTGCCATGACATGCTCGAAATGGAACCGGTTAGGCGAACAGACGCTCACCGCATCCGGCTTAACCGCCTCGAGCATTTCTCGCGCTTCCTGCCATACCGAGGGAATACCATGACGTTCCGCAAACGCCCGAGCCTGTTCAGGATGGCTGTCCATAACAGCCACCATCTGAACATCACTGCGCGTGGCGTAATACGAGGCATGCACTTTATCCGCGACCTGCCCGGCGCCAATGATGGCGACGCGCAGAGGCGAAGGTGTAGAAGCACTCATCACGCTCGTCATCCTTAGCATTTACGCAGATAAGTGAGGGAGTCCTGGTATGCCTGTGCCGGATCCTCGGCGCGCACGCGGCACTCATACACCACGTAACCCTGGTAGTTATCCGCACGTAGCTGATCGAACAGGCTGGCAAAATCGAGGCTGCCGCTGCCCGGCTGGTAGCGATGGTTATCTGCGATGTGCACATGGCCCAGCAGATCGCGGTTCTGATGCAGCGCATCCGTCAGCGAGTCTTCTTCGATGTTCATATGATAGAAATCGCCGATGATCTGCACATGCTTCAGGCCGTTCTCTTCGATGTATCGACGCGCGTCAGCCAGGGTGTTGATCATATGATCCTGATAGCGGTTCAGCGGTTCCAGGTAGACGGTCGTCCCGGTGCGCGCCGCGACTTCATCCAGCCAGCGCAGGGAGGCGCTAACCGCTTTGCGGTCACCGTCCAGGCTGCGTGGGGAGGTCATTGGCGGCAGTCGGAAGGTAAACATCCCCCACGCGGCAGGCACGATAATGCCCTTGCCACCCACTTCAGCCAGCGCTTCCAGAATACGCTCAATCTGCTGTAATCCGTTCAGACGGCGCTCTTCGATGAAGTCGCCGATCCAGCCATCGTATCCACCGCAGGCCGTCGTCACCGGCAGACCTGTGGCTTTGATGGCCGCTTTAACTTCGTCGAGGTTTTCTACCAGCAGTCGGCCGTCAATTTCGTAGCCATCAAACCCCATCGCTTTGATATACTGGAATTTTTCCATGATGCTGGTCGGGAAAAAGGCCTGGTTTTGTGTTGCGATTTTCATGATTTGCTCTCCTTAGCTTAAAAAGTGACGCCCATTTTGATACTGAGTTCCGGGTGCTGATCGACATACGTCATGTAGCTTTCCGGGCTGGTGGTGAAGGTCACGACCGGGTCGATCAGATCGTCACAATTGAGATAGCCGTTCATCAACAGTTCCCAGCAGGTCTCTTCGATACGCTTGCGGCTCCAGCGCGGGTAGTCCGGGTTTGGTTCGCTGCAGGCGCGGGAGAAGACAATCTTCGCGTTATTGAAATGCGCTTCGCGGCCGAGGTTAAAGCCTTCCGCGAACGGTTTCGCGAAGGCTACGTAGGAGATGGTGCCGCCGTAGGCAAGTCCGCGCAGCGCGGACTGTAGCGCATCCGCAAAGCCGCTGGTTTCGATGATCACGTCCGCGCCCTGCTTGCCGGTCAGCTTTTTGATTTCCAGACCGACATCGGTTCCGATTGGATTCAGGCAATGGTCCGCGCCGTGACGACGAGCAATCTCGCAGCGGTGTTCGATCGGATCAACGCCGATAACCACTGACGCACCGGCTTTTTTGGCCAACTGGATCGCAATCTGCCCGATGGCTCCCAGACCTACCACGACAACAAAGTCGCCCACGCGGACGTTGGCATCACGCACGCCGCTCATGGCGAACTGCGCTGGATCGTAGCAAACGGCGTTCTTCCAGGACGCGCCCTGCGGCATTTTGCGCAGCTTGTAGTTGTTCACCGCGTTGACGATGACTGTTTCCTGCAGCGGGCCGTAGCAGCAGACGCTGTCGCCAATCTGGTATTCAGTGACGTCAGCACCGCATTCGATAATGTCGCCAACAATCATGTTGCCAAGCTGGAACTTACCAAATTCGATCCCGCGCGCTGCGCCCTCTTCACGCGGCGTGAACATCTGCCACTCCGCGTTGAATTCTTCATCGATAAACGGGCTGGCGGCGCGGAAATCCACCACTTCGGTACCGTGTTTCGGCGCGCCAAAGCGGGCGCGAATTTTCACTTCATGTGCTTCCACAGCACGATCTTCATATTCCACCAGCGCCGCCACGCGTGGCGCTGTCGCTACTAATTTTTTCATGACTGACTCCTTGTTAAAATTGGCCGCCTCAGCCCTTCACGCCACCGGCGGTCAAACCACTTTTAATAAAACGTTCAGACAGGGCATACATGATGACCACCGGAAGCGCCGTCACCAGCGATGCCGCCATCATGCGACCCCAGATATAATCTGGCGTGCTAAAGAGCGTGTTCAGCCCGACCGGCAAGGTAAAATTGCTGGCGCTGGACAGGAAAATGGACGCAAACAGGTAGTCGTTCCACGCCACCATGAAGCAGTAGACAAACA from Enterobacter sp. JBIWA008 carries:
- a CDS encoding ABC transporter ATP-binding protein, with amino-acid sequence MAQLSLKHIQKIYDNQVHVVKDFNLEIEDKEFIVFVGPSGCGKSTTLRMIAGLEDISAGELIIDGVCMNDVPAKSRDIAMVFQNYALYPHMTVYDNMAFGLKMQKIAPAVIEERVNWAAQILGLREYLKRKPGALSGGQRQRVALGRAIVREAGVFLMDEPLSNLDAKLRVQMRAEISKLHQKLNTTMIYVTHDQTEAMTMATRIVILKDGIIQQVGAPKQVYNEPANMFVAGFIGSPAMNFIRGAIDDRYFVTETLRLAIPEDKLASLNAAGYQRKAVVFGIRPEDILTLQSSGKNIPAKVSVAELTGAEFMLYATVGGHELVVRAGAANDYAAGDNIDIQFDMNKCHFFDAETEAAIR
- the pgmB gene encoding beta-phosphoglucomutase, whose product is MMLKAVVFDLDGVITDTAHLHFIAWRAVADEIGITFDEVFNEQLKGISRMDSLQRILKHGGKEGMFSDEQCLALATKKNALYVQSLASLTGDSLLPGIREVLADIRAANVKTGLASVSLNAPGILHALGIYQAFDFCADASRIRRSKPDPEIFLAACAGLNVRPEEAIGIEDAAAGVEAINAAGMLSVGIGSGLHHAGLQLHSTRELTWKCLTEFWATRTY
- a CDS encoding glycoside hydrolase family 65 protein; the encoded protein is MLNVSVLTDPGFCPHSLNKYASIMACGNGYMGIRAAHEEDYTQQIRGMYLAGLYHRAGRNETTELVNLPDITGIEVELDGVNFTLLAGDILEWQRELAFANGELRRSVVWRSPDGKRYRLESRRFVSLDQLPLVAMQLSITPLDAATQAVLKTGIDATQTNSGRQHLDEMSVRVFDQHYMQGVYETQDRASEVVVSAFCQLSAKSDSCFTAKNRRLSVHHSLTIAKGDTVTLDKIVWLTHRSDKAPSQSSFAHNALADLKVCAARGYDALLESSSYAWEAIWRDARVEVDSAVHQDQMALDYAVWHLTTMTPAHDEHSSIAAKGLTGEGYKGHVFWDTEIFLLPFHLFTRPQTARSLLRYRWLNLAGAQEKARRNGWPGALFPWESAASGLEETPEFAAINIRTGMRQKVASALAEHHIVADIAWAVVAYWQATHDDAFMRNEGLTLLMETAAFWMGRATEVNGRLEIHDVIGPDEYTEHVNNNAYTNYMAWHNVACARQFMTMFGREDEGFTQKATRYLTRLWLPEANSDGVIPQDDTFMAKPAIDLSRYKAKAGKQTILLDYSRAEVNDMQILKQADVVMLTYLLPERFTPQQCAANLAFYEPRTIHDSSLSKAIHGIVAARCGDMEGAYAFWRDGVAIDLGDDPHSCDDGIHAAATGAIWSGVIQGFAGMQIVEGELQLAPSLPAQWRRLAFPLRWRNATLHFTYENEVLTIETSAPVTLTLWGKTLHVSGRKICAYKDFLASENGTATTESRHDA
- a CDS encoding Gfo/Idh/MocA family oxidoreductase, which codes for MMSASTPSPLRVAIIGAGQVADKVHASYYATRSDVQMVAVMDSHPEQARAFAERHGIPSVWQEAREMLEAVKPDAVSVCSPNRFHFEHVMAALEAGCHVMCEKPPAMTPQESDRMRMAARKAGKVLAYDFHHRFALDTQLLRDAVMNGTLGEIYFTSAQALRRCGVPGWGVFTNKSLQGGGPLIDIGIHMLDAAMYVLGFPAVKRVTAHSFQRLGNRKSSGQFGEWDPTQFTVEDALFGTIEFCNGGILRLDTSFALNIREQSIMNVAFCGEKAGATLFPAHIYSDEAGTLVTLTQREEADDQRHMRSMDAFVRHVQGEPVMIADAEQGLVIQQLVAALYESAETEGSVTLC
- a CDS encoding sugar phosphate isomerase/epimerase family protein — translated: MKIATQNQAFFPTSIMEKFQYIKAMGFDGYEIDGRLLVENLDEVKAAIKATGLPVTTACGGYDGWIGDFIEERRLNGLQQIERILEALAEVGGKGIIVPAAWGMFTFRLPPMTSPRSLDGDRKAVSASLRWLDEVAARTGTTVYLEPLNRYQDHMINTLADARRYIEENGLKHVQIIGDFYHMNIEEDSLTDALHQNRDLLGHVHIADNHRYQPGSGSLDFASLFDQLRADNYQGYVVYECRVRAEDPAQAYQDSLTYLRKC
- a CDS encoding zinc-binding alcohol dehydrogenase, with translation MKKLVATAPRVAALVEYEDRAVEAHEVKIRARFGAPKHGTEVVDFRAASPFIDEEFNAEWQMFTPREEGAARGIEFGKFQLGNMIVGDIIECGADVTEYQIGDSVCCYGPLQETVIVNAVNNYKLRKMPQGASWKNAVCYDPAQFAMSGVRDANVRVGDFVVVVGLGAIGQIAIQLAKKAGASVVIGVDPIEHRCEIARRHGADHCLNPIGTDVGLEIKKLTGKQGADVIIETSGFADALQSALRGLAYGGTISYVAFAKPFAEGFNLGREAHFNNAKIVFSRACSEPNPDYPRWSRKRIEETCWELLMNGYLNCDDLIDPVVTFTTSPESYMTYVDQHPELSIKMGVTF